One Bacteroidota bacterium genomic window carries:
- a CDS encoding RNA polymerase sigma factor has product MEVAYQDIHREIVELSIAGNRKAQFQLYKLYSKAMYNICCRMLNSREEAEDILQEAFAEAFLRLDSFRFESSFGAWLKRIVINRCINHLKKRRVELNYREELPESSENDEDDPTDIQYEVNKILGAMEKLPDGYRVIFSLYLIEGYDHSEIAQIMGISESTSKSQFSRARQKVKEMLNTP; this is encoded by the coding sequence TTGGAGGTAGCCTATCAAGACATACATCGCGAAATAGTAGAGCTTAGTATAGCCGGAAACCGTAAGGCGCAATTCCAGCTGTATAAGCTCTACTCCAAAGCCATGTACAATATATGCTGCCGTATGCTTAACAGCCGGGAAGAAGCGGAAGACATACTCCAGGAGGCTTTTGCGGAAGCCTTTCTCCGGCTCGACAGTTTCAGGTTTGAATCTTCTTTCGGCGCCTGGTTAAAACGCATCGTCATCAACAGGTGCATTAATCACTTGAAAAAACGACGAGTAGAGCTGAATTACAGGGAAGAATTACCCGAAAGTTCTGAAAACGATGAAGACGATCCAACAGACATACAATACGAAGTCAATAAAATACTTGGGGCCATGGAGAAATTACCCGATGGATACAGGGTTATCTTCTCACTCTATCTTATTGAGGGTTACGACCACTCAGAAATAGCCCAGATAATGGGGATCAGCGAATCGACTTCAAAATCGCAGTTTTCCAGGGCAAGACAAAAAGTAAAAGAAATGCTAAATACACCATAA
- a CDS encoding TonB-dependent receptor, protein MKKIVLVLFLLLFAWIVQAQKFTISGHVFDEAGESLVGANVIVKELTLGTVTNPYGFYSITLPKGTYTLEISYMGYGQQNQVVDLSKDTKLVFNLKETSEMIESVTVTAERRDVNIRDVSMSSEKLDIKTIERIPTFMGEADVIKAIQLQPGVSVVGEGTSGFYVRGGAVDQNLILLDEAVVYNPSHFGGFFSVFNPDAIKSVELFKGGIPAKYGGRQSSVLDVQMRDGNAQRFAAKGGVGTLASRVTLEAPINEKSSFLVSGRRTYYDMFFPLFNEPVLQDTKVFFWDVNVKGNYHINENNRVFLSLYSGKDVVKLGSFFQMGYGNATGTLRWNHVFNSRLFSNFMFIGSRYNYSLGQPTGGFAFDWTSRIDDYSFKNDYTYYLNPNNSVCFGVQLMYHKLLPGKFEPLGESTFNEMEIPTEYSYESAVYVCNEQNISDRFSLQYGLRFSMFNNAGGVANRYNEEGEFLDSLVYEQGNIYNTYYGFEPRIGARYTLNEKNSVKASYNRMIQYLHLATNSQAPTPFDIWFTSNQNIQPQLTDQIAVGYFRNFNNNMFEASVEGYYKWLNNTIDFKDHSVIFGNEQLDGEVRQGVGYAYGAEFYVRKSQGKLTGWVSYTWSLTRRKIEDINHDNEYPTNYDRPNDIKIVLSYDATRRLNVSANWVYYTAMPFTVATSYSRYQNYYLPKFSDRNAYRFPGTDYHRLDLAATIDLNKVPNRKYQQSLTLSVYNAYNRHNLYSVLYVDDPESVSGIQMNKMYLFKVIPAITYNFTF, encoded by the coding sequence ATGAAAAAAATTGTTTTAGTGCTCTTCCTTCTGCTTTTTGCATGGATTGTGCAGGCGCAGAAATTTACCATCAGCGGACATGTGTTCGATGAGGCCGGCGAAAGCCTTGTGGGTGCCAATGTAATTGTAAAAGAATTAACTCTTGGCACTGTCACCAACCCCTATGGTTTTTATTCCATTACGCTACCGAAGGGAACTTATACCCTTGAAATCAGCTACATGGGCTATGGGCAGCAGAATCAGGTTGTCGATCTCTCAAAAGATACCAAACTGGTTTTCAATCTTAAAGAAACCTCTGAAATGATCGAATCGGTAACTGTTACCGCCGAGCGGCGCGATGTGAATATACGCGATGTATCGATGAGTTCCGAAAAACTCGACATAAAAACCATCGAACGCATACCCACTTTTATGGGCGAAGCCGATGTGATAAAGGCTATACAATTGCAACCCGGCGTTTCTGTGGTAGGCGAAGGCACCTCTGGTTTCTATGTGCGCGGTGGGGCGGTAGACCAAAACCTGATTTTGCTCGACGAGGCAGTGGTTTACAATCCCTCGCACTTTGGCGGCTTCTTCTCGGTGTTTAATCCCGATGCCATAAAAAGCGTGGAACTCTTTAAGGGTGGAATACCTGCCAAGTATGGTGGCAGACAGTCTTCTGTACTCGATGTACAAATGCGGGACGGCAATGCTCAACGTTTTGCTGCCAAAGGCGGTGTAGGTACGCTTGCCAGCCGCGTTACGCTTGAAGCCCCCATTAATGAAAAATCTTCCTTCCTGGTATCGGGACGAAGAACCTATTATGATATGTTCTTCCCTCTCTTCAACGAGCCCGTATTGCAGGACACTAAAGTATTTTTTTGGGATGTCAATGTGAAAGGCAATTACCACATTAATGAAAATAACCGTGTTTTTCTCTCACTTTATTCGGGCAAAGATGTGGTGAAACTCGGAAGCTTTTTTCAGATGGGCTATGGAAATGCTACCGGCACCCTGCGCTGGAACCATGTATTTAATAGCCGCTTGTTTTCGAACTTTATGTTTATCGGGAGCCGGTACAATTATTCCCTTGGTCAGCCTACAGGTGGTTTTGCTTTCGACTGGACTTCACGCATCGACGATTATAGCTTTAAAAACGACTATACATACTACCTCAACCCCAACAACTCGGTGTGCTTTGGAGTGCAGTTGATGTACCATAAACTGTTACCCGGTAAGTTTGAACCACTGGGCGAAAGTACCTTCAACGAAATGGAGATTCCTACCGAATATTCCTACGAAAGTGCTGTGTATGTGTGCAACGAACAAAATATAAGCGACCGTTTTTCGCTTCAATATGGTTTGCGTTTTAGTATGTTTAATAATGCCGGCGGAGTAGCTAACAGGTACAACGAGGAAGGTGAATTTCTGGATAGTTTAGTGTATGAGCAAGGTAATATTTACAATACTTATTATGGTTTTGAGCCCCGCATCGGAGCAAGGTATACACTCAACGAAAAAAATTCGGTAAAGGCCAGTTACAACCGCATGATTCAATACCTGCATCTGGCCACCAACAGCCAAGCCCCAACCCCATTCGATATCTGGTTTACCAGCAACCAGAATATTCAGCCCCAGCTTACCGACCAGATAGCTGTGGGGTATTTTAGGAATTTTAACAACAACATGTTCGAAGCTTCGGTGGAGGGGTATTACAAATGGCTCAACAATACCATCGATTTTAAAGACCATTCGGTGATTTTTGGCAATGAGCAACTCGATGGAGAAGTGAGGCAGGGAGTGGGATATGCTTACGGGGCTGAGTTTTATGTGCGTAAAAGTCAGGGCAAACTAACAGGGTGGGTAAGCTATACATGGTCGCTCACACGTCGAAAAATTGAAGACATCAACCACGACAACGAATACCCTACCAACTACGACCGGCCCAACGATATTAAAATAGTACTTTCTTACGATGCAACCCGCCGTTTGAATGTGTCGGCCAACTGGGTGTATTATACTGCCATGCCTTTTACAGTAGCCACTTCTTACAGTCGCTACCAGAATTATTATCTCCCGAAATTCTCCGACCGGAATGCCTATCGCTTTCCGGGTACCGATTACCACCGGCTCGACCTGGCTGCCACCATTGACCTTAACAAGGTGCCCAACCGGAAGTACCAGCAAAGCCTTACGCTCTCGGTGTACAATGCCTACAACAGGCATAATCTTTATTCTGTGCTTTATGTCGATGATCCTGAAAGTGTTTCCGGAATTCAAATGAATAAAATGTACCTCTTTAAAGTGATACCGGCCATAACCTATAATTTCACCTTTTAA
- a CDS encoding 50S ribosomal protein L25/general stress protein Ctc, with amino-acid sequence MKTFTIISKKRTDLGKASTKTLRSQGLIPCVMYGGEETIHFTADEAEVKKLIYSSEVFLIELDLDGKKYKAVMHELQFHPVTDKVLHIDFIQVFADRPAVVSLPIRLTGSSKGILAGGKLRLKKRYLKVQGLINNLPEELVIDITELKIGEVIKVSNLKFDKLEILEPGQSMVVGIVTSRVAAKGTTAAEGAEETAENEAAEPAKAEA; translated from the coding sequence ATGAAGACATTTACAATTATTTCAAAAAAAAGAACCGATCTAGGTAAAGCCAGTACAAAAACGCTTCGCAGCCAGGGACTGATTCCCTGTGTAATGTATGGTGGAGAAGAAACCATCCATTTTACTGCCGACGAAGCCGAAGTAAAAAAGTTAATCTACAGCAGCGAAGTATTTCTAATCGAACTTGACTTAGATGGTAAAAAGTATAAGGCTGTAATGCACGAACTTCAGTTTCACCCTGTTACAGATAAGGTTTTACATATCGACTTTATTCAGGTATTCGCAGACCGTCCGGCAGTGGTTTCATTGCCTATAAGACTTACCGGAAGCTCAAAAGGTATTCTGGCAGGTGGAAAACTACGTCTGAAAAAACGCTACCTGAAAGTACAAGGTTTAATCAACAATTTACCCGAAGAGCTCGTTATTGATATTACCGAATTAAAAATTGGTGAAGTTATTAAAGTGAGCAACCTCAAATTCGATAAGCTTGAAATTCTCGAGCCAGGACAATCGATGGTAGTTGGTATCGTAACTTCGAGGGTTGCTGCCAAAGGCACTACAGCTGCTGAGGGAGCTGAAGAAACTGCAGAAAATGAAGCTGCTGAACCTGCTAAAGCCGAGGCATAA
- a CDS encoding gamma carbonic anhydrase family protein, producing the protein MAVIRPVRGFTPQYGKDCFFAETAVVVGDVVMGDGCSIWYGAVLRGDVNSIRMGNNVNVQDGAVLHTLYQKSTIEIGDNVTIAHNAVIHGAKIHHNVLIGIGAVILDYVEIGENSIIAAGAIVLSGTKIEPGSIYGGNPAKRLKDVDPRQASEMIEGIARNYKMYADWYKE; encoded by the coding sequence ATGGCAGTTATTCGTCCGGTGCGGGGTTTTACACCTCAATATGGAAAAGATTGTTTCTTTGCCGAAACAGCAGTGGTAGTAGGCGATGTAGTAATGGGAGATGGGTGCAGCATATGGTATGGTGCGGTATTGCGGGGCGATGTCAATTCCATACGAATGGGTAACAATGTAAATGTGCAGGATGGCGCCGTGTTGCATACCCTTTATCAGAAATCAACCATTGAGATTGGCGACAATGTAACCATAGCACATAATGCTGTGATTCATGGGGCTAAAATTCACCACAATGTATTAATCGGTATTGGCGCAGTAATTCTCGATTATGTCGAAATTGGAGAAAACTCCATTATAGCTGCTGGCGCTATCGTGTTGTCGGGCACAAAAATAGAACCCGGCAGCATTTATGGTGGCAACCCGGCAAAACGCCTTAAGGATGTCGATCCCCGGCAAGCCAGCGAAATGATCGAAGGCATAGCCCGGAACTATAAGATGTATGCGGACTGGTACAAAGAATAA
- a CDS encoding DUF4249 domain-containing protein: MYTSIKKYFQNLSSPFVPFLLLSVPVLFFLNSCQEPLETEFKGELENLLVVEGKITTDTTRHYVLLSRTQTIDKSDILWETGADVRIEHPGGEFILQEEVPGHYYTNPDVYGIIGANYTLHITLTSGETYHAETFIANIPEIDSVKFIYEEFENYEIFSHNLYYHGWELEEPGNAYLWNLYINDSLYNDSIFKTNFVDDEFVNGNYIGATPLTDKDGNEYLESTFAVYMLEPEEIKRDTNRVLVEMESLPKPYYEFWTTYMQMTYWTGSPFDANKADILTNLSGDALGYFYGASVRRYSFVYIRPEGSDKPNSHP; the protein is encoded by the coding sequence ATGTATACCAGCATCAAAAAATACTTTCAAAATTTAAGCAGCCCTTTTGTTCCATTCTTGCTGCTTTCTGTTCCGGTTCTGTTTTTTCTTAATTCCTGCCAGGAGCCACTCGAGACGGAATTTAAGGGTGAGCTTGAAAACCTATTAGTGGTAGAAGGTAAAATTACTACCGATACAACCCGGCATTATGTGCTGCTTTCCAGAACCCAAACTATAGATAAATCGGATATTCTTTGGGAAACAGGTGCCGATGTGCGCATAGAACATCCGGGAGGAGAGTTTATCCTGCAAGAAGAAGTTCCAGGACATTATTATACCAACCCCGATGTCTATGGCATAATTGGTGCAAATTACACCTTGCACATCACATTAACTAGCGGTGAAACCTACCATGCCGAAACTTTTATTGCCAATATACCCGAAATCGATTCGGTGAAATTTATTTACGAGGAATTTGAAAACTATGAAATTTTCAGCCATAACCTCTATTACCACGGTTGGGAACTTGAAGAGCCGGGCAATGCCTATCTCTGGAACCTCTACATCAACGACAGCTTGTACAACGATTCGATCTTTAAAACCAACTTTGTGGACGATGAATTTGTAAATGGCAATTACATTGGTGCCACACCATTAACTGATAAAGATGGAAATGAATACCTAGAAAGTACGTTTGCTGTTTATATGTTAGAACCGGAAGAAATTAAAAGAGATACAAACAGGGTATTGGTAGAAATGGAATCGCTGCCAAAGCCATATTACGAATTCTGGACAACCTATATGCAAATGACTTACTGGACAGGCAGCCCCTTCGATGCCAACAAAGCCGATATACTCACGAACCTGTCGGGCGATGCCCTGGGTTATTTTTACGGAGCCTCTGTACGCCGCTATTCTTTTGTGTATATCAGGCCCGAAGGATCGGATAAACCAAATAGTCATCCATAA
- a CDS encoding response regulator has translation MSSDAGYENLKQENTALQAKVEALQHEIELLRKSFLPGENFYKDRFYRINENVNDVVYRFRFKERQYEYISPQVQKLFGYTPDDFYKNPAIIRHLIHPDSIKDYFFHWRNIIVGRIPEYFEMKIIRKNGEERWVLQKNLAIYNERKEIIAIEGIITDITERKITEQALIESEAQKKAILNNLPHLAWMKDLNGVYVSVNESFARRYKRSVEEIIGRTDYDLYPYDLAQQYRDGDLYVVVNKNQLQVEEKTDDTYWETIKAPIFDNSGVVIGVTGVALDVTEHKKKEETVKAFSEKLAVQNVKLKLINDELKLAKDKAEEADHLKTAFLANMSHEIRTPMNAILGFASLLRDRKISESKQVEFINLINSNCRQLLHIISDIIDISKIESDQISLFNKSFHVNRTIRSLKQNFENAIKQQNKDIDFQEVIELSDENDLIISDKARLEQVLSNLLSNAIKFTESGQVQFGYTCNSEKQEIVFFVSDTGIGISNEEQKIIFDRFRQVSSSYNKLYGGTGLGLSISKGLAKLMGGSIRLQSELNKGSTFYFTLPLKSGNVVKPEKIAFDTTYNWEGSTILIAEDEVANYTLLESIILPTKAKVLWVRNGVEAVDQCLTNANIDLVLMDIKMPDMNGLDATKQIRKKNNTLPIIAQTAFAMPQDEENCIAAGCDDYLSKPVQIDEILSKLNHYLRNKKSITQVPQKASH, from the coding sequence ATGTCAAGCGATGCCGGTTACGAAAATCTGAAACAGGAAAACACAGCCTTGCAGGCAAAGGTAGAGGCATTGCAGCACGAAATAGAGTTGCTACGCAAATCCTTTCTGCCGGGTGAGAATTTTTACAAAGACCGGTTTTATCGAATCAATGAGAATGTGAACGATGTGGTGTACCGGTTTCGATTCAAGGAAAGGCAATACGAGTACATTTCACCTCAAGTTCAGAAGCTATTTGGTTATACACCAGACGATTTCTATAAAAATCCCGCCATTATTCGTCACCTGATTCATCCCGATAGCATTAAAGATTATTTTTTTCACTGGCGTAATATCATTGTTGGCAGGATTCCGGAATATTTCGAAATGAAAATTATTCGGAAAAACGGCGAAGAACGTTGGGTATTGCAAAAAAACCTGGCCATTTATAACGAACGCAAAGAAATAATAGCCATTGAAGGAATCATAACTGACATCACCGAGCGGAAAATTACTGAGCAGGCTTTAATAGAAAGCGAGGCCCAAAAAAAGGCTATTCTCAACAACTTGCCTCATTTGGCCTGGATGAAGGATTTAAATGGAGTGTATGTGTCGGTGAATGAATCTTTTGCACGCAGGTACAAAAGATCTGTCGAAGAGATTATCGGTCGTACCGATTACGATCTTTATCCATACGACTTGGCACAACAATACCGCGATGGCGACCTTTATGTGGTAGTGAATAAAAATCAATTGCAGGTCGAGGAAAAAACAGACGACACATACTGGGAAACAATCAAGGCGCCAATTTTCGATAATTCTGGGGTAGTAATCGGCGTTACAGGTGTAGCACTGGATGTTACCGAGCACAAAAAGAAAGAAGAAACGGTGAAGGCTTTCAGCGAGAAACTCGCTGTTCAGAACGTAAAGTTAAAGCTTATCAACGACGAATTAAAACTGGCAAAGGACAAGGCCGAAGAAGCAGATCATCTGAAAACTGCATTTCTGGCTAACATGAGCCACGAAATCAGAACACCGATGAATGCTATTCTGGGATTTGCCAGTTTATTGCGCGACAGGAAAATCTCAGAATCCAAACAAGTTGAGTTTATCAACCTGATAAATTCCAATTGTAGACAATTGCTGCATATTATTTCTGACATCATCGATATTTCCAAAATTGAGTCTGACCAAATAAGCCTTTTCAACAAAAGTTTCCACGTTAACCGAACAATTCGCAGTCTGAAGCAGAATTTCGAAAATGCCATTAAGCAGCAAAATAAGGATATCGATTTTCAAGAGGTAATTGAATTGTCCGACGAGAATGATCTGATAATTAGCGATAAAGCCAGGCTGGAGCAAGTGCTTTCCAATTTGCTAAGTAATGCTATTAAATTTACGGAAAGCGGACAGGTACAGTTTGGTTATACCTGTAACTCGGAGAAGCAAGAGATAGTATTTTTTGTGAGTGATACCGGAATTGGAATATCGAACGAGGAGCAAAAGATTATTTTCGACCGATTCAGGCAGGTAAGCAGCTCGTACAATAAACTTTATGGCGGTACAGGTTTGGGACTTTCTATCTCAAAAGGCCTGGCAAAGCTTATGGGCGGGAGTATTCGGCTGCAATCAGAACTTAACAAGGGTTCTACCTTTTATTTTACATTGCCGCTTAAATCGGGCAACGTAGTGAAGCCGGAAAAAATAGCCTTCGATACTACCTACAACTGGGAGGGTTCTACTATTCTTATTGCTGAAGATGAGGTGGCGAATTATACTTTGTTAGAGAGCATCATTTTACCCACCAAGGCAAAAGTGTTGTGGGTGCGAAATGGAGTAGAAGCTGTGGATCAATGCCTGACGAATGCCAATATCGATCTGGTACTTATGGATATTAAAATGCCGGACATGAATGGTCTGGATGCCACCAAACAGATTCGTAAAAAGAATAATACCCTTCCTATTATTGCCCAAACTGCGTTTGCTATGCCTCAGGACGAGGAAAACTGCATCGCGGCAGGTTGCGACGATTACCTCTCAAAACCTGTGCAGATCGATGAAATTCTCAGCAAGCTAAATCATTATCTGCGTAATAAGAAAAGTATTACTCAGGTTCCACAAAAGGCATCTCACTAA
- a CDS encoding HAMP domain-containing histidine kinase, which translates to MTNKALHTISIAAGISLLGILITQATWLKKTHDAAQKQFNHRANQMLEDVVNELQTYADTSSVIAIHNQTGNLHFYDVVDTLLLKNLIQKYAIYHTLDTVFHYALVITESTEIIHRSEGFEDWHENESYMVCLSCIWKKEYIHLSVFFPNKDKSILSSLIIWMLLSVVFTLATIGALILILFTVFRQKKIAEIKNDFVNNMTHELKTPISTISVASEVLMQLEETNLDKRLKKYSKIIFDENQRMRKLVDKVLNIATLDKTQPNLDIEEVNMHTIICKTVNSFCLEANKQDVKIDYQLMADRPIVLADTLHMRNVINNLLDNAIKYSVDAPEITISTQNSEGYLLIKVADKGIGIAKESINKVFDKFYRVPEGNVHNVKGFGLGLFYVKAIVEAHQGMVTVHSTPGSGSVMEIYIPQ; encoded by the coding sequence ATGACCAACAAAGCACTCCATACAATTAGTATCGCAGCCGGAATATCACTTCTAGGAATTCTGATTACACAGGCAACCTGGCTCAAGAAGACTCACGATGCAGCCCAAAAACAATTCAACCACAGGGCTAATCAAATGCTCGAAGATGTAGTCAACGAGCTTCAAACCTATGCCGATACTTCTTCGGTAATTGCTATTCACAACCAGACTGGAAACCTTCATTTTTACGATGTTGTTGACACCCTTTTACTAAAAAATCTGATACAAAAATACGCCATCTATCACACCCTCGATACGGTGTTTCATTATGCCCTGGTAATAACGGAATCTACAGAAATTATACATCGTTCGGAAGGGTTCGAAGATTGGCACGAAAATGAGTCCTACATGGTATGCTTATCGTGTATATGGAAGAAAGAATACATTCATCTTTCAGTGTTTTTTCCGAATAAAGACAAAAGTATACTTAGCAGCTTGATTATTTGGATGTTGCTTTCAGTCGTTTTTACACTGGCCACAATAGGTGCGCTGATTTTAATACTCTTTACGGTTTTTAGACAAAAGAAAATTGCGGAAATAAAAAACGACTTTGTCAACAACATGACGCATGAGCTAAAGACACCCATATCGACCATTTCTGTTGCCTCTGAAGTGCTCATGCAGTTAGAAGAAACTAATCTGGATAAGCGTCTGAAAAAATACAGCAAAATAATTTTTGATGAGAATCAACGTATGCGAAAGTTGGTGGATAAAGTGCTTAACATTGCCACCCTCGATAAAACTCAGCCAAACCTCGACATAGAGGAGGTTAACATGCACACTATTATTTGTAAAACTGTGAACAGCTTTTGCCTTGAGGCTAATAAACAAGATGTCAAGATCGATTATCAGCTTATGGCTGATCGGCCTATTGTATTGGCAGATACTTTGCACATGCGAAATGTGATTAACAACCTCCTGGACAATGCTATCAAATATTCTGTTGATGCCCCGGAAATTACCATTTCTACCCAAAATTCTGAAGGCTATCTGCTCATAAAAGTGGCCGATAAGGGAATTGGCATAGCCAAAGAATCAATCAACAAGGTGTTTGATAAGTTTTATAGAGTACCTGAAGGTAATGTGCATAATGTAAAAGGCTTTGGCCTCGGCCTTTTTTATGTAAAAGCAATTGTAGAGGCACATCAGGGTATGGTGACTGTTCATAGCACTCCCGGAAGTGGATCGGTGATGGAAATTTACATACCCCAATAA
- a CDS encoding response regulator transcription factor, which translates to MKDKILLVEDDENLGLVTKDFLEMANYEVTLTTNGHMGLELFAENNYDMVILDVMLPQVDGFSVAEKIRKSNKDIPLIFLTARSMKEDRIKGFNLGADDYITKPFSTEELRLRVDAILRRVKSGLNKPKEMAIYTIGPFTFNYDEYELSSPVLGKKRLTKREADVLRMLCHYKNKTLKREVALNEIWGENDYFMGRSMDVYITKLRKLLKAEPGVTISNVHNIGFKLQVDE; encoded by the coding sequence ATGAAAGATAAAATATTGCTGGTAGAAGATGATGAGAATCTCGGTTTAGTTACCAAAGATTTTCTGGAAATGGCAAATTACGAGGTTACCCTCACCACCAATGGGCACATGGGTCTTGAACTTTTTGCCGAGAACAATTACGATATGGTTATTCTGGACGTGATGCTTCCGCAGGTCGATGGGTTTTCGGTGGCAGAAAAGATAAGAAAATCCAACAAAGATATTCCGCTCATTTTCCTCACAGCCCGATCGATGAAAGAAGACCGTATTAAAGGTTTCAACCTGGGGGCTGACGATTACATTACAAAACCTTTTAGTACCGAAGAATTACGATTAAGGGTTGATGCCATTTTACGTCGGGTAAAATCAGGTTTAAATAAACCCAAAGAAATGGCTATTTACACCATTGGCCCATTCACCTTCAATTACGACGAATACGAATTAAGTTCGCCAGTTCTTGGAAAAAAACGACTTACTAAGCGGGAGGCAGATGTGTTGCGTATGTTATGCCACTATAAAAACAAAACCCTCAAACGCGAAGTTGCCCTTAACGAAATTTGGGGAGAGAATGACTATTTCATGGGGCGCAGCATGGATGTGTACATTACTAAACTCAGAAAACTGCTCAAAGCAGAACCGGGAGTGACCATAAGCAATGTACACAATATAGGCTTTAAACTTCAGGTAGATGAATAA
- a CDS encoding DUF2807 domain-containing protein, with amino-acid sequence MKTLQNNSILTRLVILFVAIWFYSCEAWLPCLDGSGAVVTEERLGGSFNGIQVDGEFKVIVEFGPTTSVKVTTDENLQQYIKTIVKDQKLVISNEHDGCINFSNQTQIVVSCPALNYISLNSTGNIEVNGFTSEYFNVVHSASGNITIRNLSVANTLDVSLIGSGNIWLGGRSEYANINLSGSGVINAESMRVNSCSINHSGSGNIHTYVYDTLDVILSGSGFVYYYGNPDTVNTSITGSGQVIDQTYSAQNQ; translated from the coding sequence ATGAAAACTTTACAAAACAACTCTATTCTTACCAGGCTTGTCATTCTTTTTGTTGCAATATGGTTCTATTCCTGCGAAGCCTGGTTGCCTTGCCTTGATGGCAGTGGTGCGGTTGTAACCGAAGAAAGATTAGGAGGCTCCTTTAACGGAATTCAGGTCGACGGCGAGTTTAAAGTAATTGTAGAGTTTGGCCCCACTACATCGGTAAAAGTTACCACAGACGAAAACTTGCAGCAATACATTAAAACCATCGTAAAAGACCAGAAATTGGTAATTAGTAACGAACACGATGGATGCATCAATTTTAGCAATCAGACCCAGATTGTGGTTAGCTGTCCGGCATTAAACTATATCTCGCTGAATAGTACAGGCAACATCGAAGTCAATGGTTTTACCTCGGAGTATTTCAATGTGGTGCATTCTGCCTCGGGCAATATCACCATCCGTAACCTATCGGTAGCAAACACCCTCGATGTAAGTCTTATTGGTTCAGGAAATATCTGGTTAGGAGGTCGTTCCGAATATGCTAACATCAACCTTTCGGGTTCGGGAGTTATCAATGCCGAATCGATGCGGGTAAATTCCTGTTCCATCAATCATTCTGGCTCAGGCAATATTCATACCTATGTTTACGATACACTCGATGTGATTTTAAGCGGTTCTGGTTTTGTGTATTACTATGGAAATCCGGACACGGTCAATACCAGCATTACAGGTTCAGGTCAGGTAATCGATCAAACATATAGCGCACAGAACCAATGA
- a CDS encoding aminoacyl-tRNA hydrolase, with amino-acid sequence MKFLIAGLGNIGAEYQNTRHNIGFNVLDALASASNISFIEKRYASYAEYKFKGRTFILIKPTTYMNRSGLAINYWLRQSNIPLENLLVIVDDLALPFGSIRIRPKGNHGGHNGLSHIQQTLETTDYPRLRFGIGSDFSKGQQIDYVLGKWSGEENKELPFLIDHCIEIIKSFGTQGLELTMTKLNKK; translated from the coding sequence TTGAAATTCCTGATTGCAGGCCTGGGAAACATTGGTGCAGAGTACCAAAATACCCGGCACAACATAGGATTTAATGTATTGGATGCACTAGCGAGTGCATCCAATATTTCTTTTATAGAGAAGCGATACGCTTCTTATGCCGAATATAAGTTCAAAGGGCGAACCTTTATCCTTATCAAGCCCACCACTTATATGAACCGCAGTGGTCTGGCCATAAACTACTGGTTAAGGCAATCCAATATACCACTCGAAAACTTACTAGTGATTGTTGATGACCTGGCCCTACCTTTTGGCAGTATTCGCATCAGACCAAAAGGCAACCATGGCGGCCACAATGGGTTAAGCCATATTCAACAAACACTCGAAACAACTGATTATCCAAGACTAAGATTTGGTATCGGAAGCGATTTTTCCAAAGGCCAGCAGATCGATTATGTACTTGGAAAGTGGTCGGGTGAAGAAAACAAAGAACTCCCTTTTCTTATAGATCACTGCATTGAGATTATAAAAAGCTTTGGCACACAGGGTCTGGAATTGACCATGACTAAGCTTAACAAAAAATAG